The following proteins come from a genomic window of Athalia rosae chromosome 1, iyAthRosa1.1, whole genome shotgun sequence:
- the LOC105683466 gene encoding unc-112-related protein isoform X1 — MSSQMYSDGHEVDGSWVLRVFVTDHQVERSLRVKGELHIGGVMLRLVEDLDILMDWSDHALWWPAHNRWLTRTRSTLDQYGVAADAVLHFTPMHKTLRVQLPDLRCLDCRVDFSVKTFNAVINLCKELGIRHPEELSFCKPLEPNHLKYNLKDLPVKKKIENQKNQRNGQWNISADTNTFIPASQSPRGSNGSLDQSNPFMCAPVTPNNRNHSTPISSPVSQTGTWKRNNNSSGFGSNGSFNANNSTMSLEALNGGLSDSLAHSPSFIAPDIRAKVIRPKTLVERARMNVAWLDSSLSIMEQGIREFDTLRLKFKFYSFYDLNPKTDAVRINMIYEQAKWQLLSEELDCTEEEMLMFAALQVQVNLQAGIPQPSSDSNGGTTQVEDDIDAALTDLQVTLEGSNISSSPGDITQIPELCDYLRFLKPKRFTLKAYKRYWFTCRDLQLRLYKTREEENGPGAPVHSINLRGCEVTPDVHLSHSRYGIRLEVPSAEGMTEMWIKCDTEQQYAKWMAACRLAAKGRSLADASYETEVNSIMAFLQLQRPAPAPAINPNSLDITPEDYVAPRFAKKLKGKLVQRILEAHANVKDLPLVEAKLNYIKAWQSLPEYGISLFIVKFTDKNKEELLGVANNRLMRMEMNSGDHLKTWRYNTMKAWNVNWEVKHMMVQFEEGNVVFECHSADCKVVHEFIGGYIFLSMRSKEANQTLNEEMFHKLTGGWV; from the exons ataTTCTGATGGATTGGTCCGATCACGCCTTGTGGTGGCCTGCTCATAATCGTTGGTTGACGAGAACGAGGAGTACATTGGACCAATACGGAGTTGCTGCGGATGCCGTTCTTCATTTTACACCGATGCACAAAACCCTCAGGGTTCAGCTACCGGATCTGCGTTGTCTGGATTGCAGAGTTGACTTTTCTGTTAAAACATTCAACGCTGTGATTAATCTATGCAAAGAATTAG gtATCAGACACCCGGAGGAACTCTCATTTTGTAAACCGCTCGAGCCAAATCACCTGAAATACAATCTAAAGGATCTTccggtaaaaaagaaaatagaaaatcaaaaaaatcagagaaatgGCCAGTGGAATATCTCTGCGGATACCAACACTTTCATACCTGCTAGCCAAAGTCCGAGGGGATCAAACGGGAGCCTCGACCAAAGCAATCCCTTTATGTGTGCTCCGGTCACACCAAATAACAGGAATCACAGCACACCGATAAGCTCGCCAGTTTCG CAGACCGGAACTTggaaaagaaacaacaattcATCTGGGTTTGGTAGTAACGGTTCCTTCAATGCAAACAATAGCACAATGAGTCTCGAAGCTCTGAATGGTGGACTGAGCGACTCCCTGGCGCACAGTCCATCTTTCATCGCTCCAGATATTCGCGCAAAGGTGATCAGGCCAAAGACGCTTGTGGAACGTGCAAGAATGAACGTTGCGTGGCTAGACTCGTCGCTTTCAATAATGGAACAAGGCATCAGAGAGTTCGATACTCTCAGGCTCAAGTTCAAGTTTTACTCATTCTACGATCTCAATCCTAAAACTGACGCTGTTCGTATAAACATGATCTACGAACAGGCCAAGTGGCAACTTCTTTCGGAAGAACTCGACTGCACGGAAGAAGAGATGCTCATGTTCGCCGCTCTCCag GTTCAAGTTAATCTACAGGCCGGCATACCTCAACCGAGTAGTGACAGTAACGGTGGGACAACGCAAGTCGAAGATGATATAGACGCAGCTTTGACCGATCTGCAAGTAACTCTGGAAGGGAGTAATATCAGCAGCAGTCCGGGCGACATAACACAGATTCCGGAACTCTGCGATTATCTGCGCTTCCTAAAACCAAAGCGATTCACTTTAAAAGCGTATAAGCGCTATTGGTTCACGTGTAGAGACCTCCAACTCAGATTGTACAAAACtagggaagaagaaaacggACCCGGAGCACCGGTACACAGCATTAATCTGCGCGGTTGCGAAGTCACACCGGATGTTCATTTGTCACACAGTAGATATGGAATCAGACTAGAAGTACCCAGCGCTGAAGGAATGACAGAAATGTGGATCAAATGCGATACG GAGCAACAATATGCCAAATGGATGGCGGCATGCAGACTAGCTGCCAAAGGACGCAGCTTAGCTGATGCATCCTACGAAACCGAAGTTAATAGTATCATGGCGTTCTTGCAACTACAGAGACCTGCACCAGCACCAGCAATAAATCCAAATTCTCTCGATATCACACCGGAGGATTATGTCGCACCGAGATTTGCAAAGAAGCTTAAGGGAAAG CTCGTCCAAAGAATACTGGAAGCTCATGCGAACGTGAAAGACTTGCCGCTGGTAGAAGCCAAGCTCAATTACATCAAGGCGTGGCAGTCTCTCCCTGAATACGGAATATCTTTGTTCATTGTTAAATTTACTGACAAAAACAAAGAGGAGCTCCTCGGCGTTGCAAACAACAGGCTAATGAGGATGGAGATGAATAGCGGAGACCACCTTAAGACCTGGAGATACAATACCATGAAG GCCTGGAACGTGAATTGGGAAGTGAAGCATATGATGGTCCAATTTGAGGAAGGAAATGTCGTCTTCGAGTGCCACTCGGCGGACTGTAAGGTCGTCCACGAGTTTATCGGAGGTTACATTTTCCTGTCGATGCGATCGAAGGAAGCAAATCAGACTCTGAACGAAGAGATGTTCCACAAATTGACCGGAGGCTGGGTCTAG
- the LOC105683466 gene encoding unc-112-related protein isoform X2 → MSSQMYSDGHEVDGSWVLRVFVTDHQVERSLRVKGELHIGGVMLRLVEDLDILMDWSDHALWWPAHNRWLTRTRSTLDQYGVAADAVLHFTPMHKTLRVQLPDLRCLDCRVDFSVKTFNAVINLCKELGIRHPEELSFCKPLEPNHLKYNLKDLPVKKKIENQKNQRNGQWNISADTNTFIPASQSPRGSNGSLDQSNPFMCAPVTPNNRNHSTPISSPVSTGTWKRNNNSSGFGSNGSFNANNSTMSLEALNGGLSDSLAHSPSFIAPDIRAKVIRPKTLVERARMNVAWLDSSLSIMEQGIREFDTLRLKFKFYSFYDLNPKTDAVRINMIYEQAKWQLLSEELDCTEEEMLMFAALQVQVNLQAGIPQPSSDSNGGTTQVEDDIDAALTDLQVTLEGSNISSSPGDITQIPELCDYLRFLKPKRFTLKAYKRYWFTCRDLQLRLYKTREEENGPGAPVHSINLRGCEVTPDVHLSHSRYGIRLEVPSAEGMTEMWIKCDTEQQYAKWMAACRLAAKGRSLADASYETEVNSIMAFLQLQRPAPAPAINPNSLDITPEDYVAPRFAKKLKGKLVQRILEAHANVKDLPLVEAKLNYIKAWQSLPEYGISLFIVKFTDKNKEELLGVANNRLMRMEMNSGDHLKTWRYNTMKAWNVNWEVKHMMVQFEEGNVVFECHSADCKVVHEFIGGYIFLSMRSKEANQTLNEEMFHKLTGGWV, encoded by the exons ataTTCTGATGGATTGGTCCGATCACGCCTTGTGGTGGCCTGCTCATAATCGTTGGTTGACGAGAACGAGGAGTACATTGGACCAATACGGAGTTGCTGCGGATGCCGTTCTTCATTTTACACCGATGCACAAAACCCTCAGGGTTCAGCTACCGGATCTGCGTTGTCTGGATTGCAGAGTTGACTTTTCTGTTAAAACATTCAACGCTGTGATTAATCTATGCAAAGAATTAG gtATCAGACACCCGGAGGAACTCTCATTTTGTAAACCGCTCGAGCCAAATCACCTGAAATACAATCTAAAGGATCTTccggtaaaaaagaaaatagaaaatcaaaaaaatcagagaaatgGCCAGTGGAATATCTCTGCGGATACCAACACTTTCATACCTGCTAGCCAAAGTCCGAGGGGATCAAACGGGAGCCTCGACCAAAGCAATCCCTTTATGTGTGCTCCGGTCACACCAAATAACAGGAATCACAGCACACCGATAAGCTCGCCAGTTTCG ACCGGAACTTggaaaagaaacaacaattcATCTGGGTTTGGTAGTAACGGTTCCTTCAATGCAAACAATAGCACAATGAGTCTCGAAGCTCTGAATGGTGGACTGAGCGACTCCCTGGCGCACAGTCCATCTTTCATCGCTCCAGATATTCGCGCAAAGGTGATCAGGCCAAAGACGCTTGTGGAACGTGCAAGAATGAACGTTGCGTGGCTAGACTCGTCGCTTTCAATAATGGAACAAGGCATCAGAGAGTTCGATACTCTCAGGCTCAAGTTCAAGTTTTACTCATTCTACGATCTCAATCCTAAAACTGACGCTGTTCGTATAAACATGATCTACGAACAGGCCAAGTGGCAACTTCTTTCGGAAGAACTCGACTGCACGGAAGAAGAGATGCTCATGTTCGCCGCTCTCCag GTTCAAGTTAATCTACAGGCCGGCATACCTCAACCGAGTAGTGACAGTAACGGTGGGACAACGCAAGTCGAAGATGATATAGACGCAGCTTTGACCGATCTGCAAGTAACTCTGGAAGGGAGTAATATCAGCAGCAGTCCGGGCGACATAACACAGATTCCGGAACTCTGCGATTATCTGCGCTTCCTAAAACCAAAGCGATTCACTTTAAAAGCGTATAAGCGCTATTGGTTCACGTGTAGAGACCTCCAACTCAGATTGTACAAAACtagggaagaagaaaacggACCCGGAGCACCGGTACACAGCATTAATCTGCGCGGTTGCGAAGTCACACCGGATGTTCATTTGTCACACAGTAGATATGGAATCAGACTAGAAGTACCCAGCGCTGAAGGAATGACAGAAATGTGGATCAAATGCGATACG GAGCAACAATATGCCAAATGGATGGCGGCATGCAGACTAGCTGCCAAAGGACGCAGCTTAGCTGATGCATCCTACGAAACCGAAGTTAATAGTATCATGGCGTTCTTGCAACTACAGAGACCTGCACCAGCACCAGCAATAAATCCAAATTCTCTCGATATCACACCGGAGGATTATGTCGCACCGAGATTTGCAAAGAAGCTTAAGGGAAAG CTCGTCCAAAGAATACTGGAAGCTCATGCGAACGTGAAAGACTTGCCGCTGGTAGAAGCCAAGCTCAATTACATCAAGGCGTGGCAGTCTCTCCCTGAATACGGAATATCTTTGTTCATTGTTAAATTTACTGACAAAAACAAAGAGGAGCTCCTCGGCGTTGCAAACAACAGGCTAATGAGGATGGAGATGAATAGCGGAGACCACCTTAAGACCTGGAGATACAATACCATGAAG GCCTGGAACGTGAATTGGGAAGTGAAGCATATGATGGTCCAATTTGAGGAAGGAAATGTCGTCTTCGAGTGCCACTCGGCGGACTGTAAGGTCGTCCACGAGTTTATCGGAGGTTACATTTTCCTGTCGATGCGATCGAAGGAAGCAAATCAGACTCTGAACGAAGAGATGTTCCACAAATTGACCGGAGGCTGGGTCTAG